In Brachypodium distachyon strain Bd21 chromosome 2, Brachypodium_distachyon_v3.0, whole genome shotgun sequence, one genomic interval encodes:
- the LOC100842841 gene encoding UPF0503 protein At3g09070, chloroplastic has product MTLQMEPPAPPPRRSVSTSCDLHPDENFTGFCTACLRERLAGLEATAAAAAAPGRKSTSAIRSLFSRPFAAAPSGSGSGAAPPDLRRCKSFSCGRGGAGAAVDEPQRRSCDVRGRSTTTTLWSLFHQDDRERVRDGTAFGAFPASSSAAAAALPAEFQQQPCVPEVFLEEEIVAAECPDEITPVVEEPISAEMEAEANSAAREVRAMKDHIDLESRKPPPKDLKEIAGSFWLAASVFSKKWQKWRRKQKLKKEEAATGSKAAAAAMPPSEKPSRPSFLRRSRLRGEEFAGGRRSCDTDPRFSLDAARMSVDDVGLSWDGPRASWDGYLFGAGSGIGLGRAPLPMSRLPPILSALEDSPAGIVERSDGQIPVEDDSQPEPDGDVPGGSAQTRDYYMDSSSSRRRRSLDRSSSSARRRSFEVPDPKPAPAAAAAITNTKDKESPLNGSSEFYHFHHAQDLLDHRFSSNSLIEDFPASLDAAFPGPAAKKPRRLRKAWSLWGFIHRRATGRARNGGASDRAFSEPWPELRARGYNARMQRCSSNASARSSFSSNNCGLGSSRRSFVDGKCGGNVKRQREECVLERNRSARYSPPVHAADNGMLRFYLTPMGSASGRRTPGPGLPANGGRHLGSHSFTRNMLRLY; this is encoded by the coding sequence ATGACACTGCAGAtggagccgccggcgccgcctccgcggcggTCCGTATCAACGAGCTGCGACCTGCACCCGGACGAGAACTTCACCGGCTTCTGCACCGCCTGCCTCCGCGAGCGTCTCGCCGGCCTcgaggccaccgccgccgcggccgccgcgccgggccGCAAGTCCACCTCCGCCATCCGTTCGCTCTTCTCCAGGCCCTTCGCTGCCGCCccgtccggctccggctccggcgccgcgcccCCCGACCTCCGGCGCTGCAAGTCCTTCTCgtgcggccgcggcggcgccggcgcagcggTAGATGAGCCGCAGCGGCGGTCGTGCGACGTGCGCGGGCGGAGCACCACGACGACGCTCTGGTCGCTCTTCCACCAAGACGACCGCGAGCGCGTCCGCGACGGCACGGCCTTCGGCGCCTTCCCGGCCTcatcctctgccgccgccgccgcgctccccgCGGAATTCCAGCAGCAGCCCTGCGTCCCTGAGGTGttcttggaggaggagatcgttGCGGCAGAGTGCCCCGATGAGATAACTCCCGTGGTGGAGGAGCCCATCTCAGCGGAGATGGAAGCTGAAGCTAACTCTGCGGCACGGGAGGTCAGGGCTATGAAGGATCACATAGATCTGGAGTCCAGGAAGCCGCCGCCCAAGGACCTCAAGGAAATCGCCGGGAGCTTCTGGCTCGCTGCCTCGGTCTTCAGCAAGAAGTGGCAGAAGTGGAGGCGCAAGCAGAAgctcaagaaggaggaggctgcTACTGGCAGCaaggcagcggccgcggcaaTGCCGCCATCGGAGAAGCCCTCCAGGCCCTCGTTCCTtcgccgcagccgccttcGAGGCGAGGAGTTTGCCGGAGGCCGCCGTTCGTGCGACACGGACCCGAGATTCTCCCTTGATGCCGCCCGCATGTCCGTCGACGATGTGGGCTTATCCTGGGACGGGCCACGCGCGTCCTGGGACGGCTACCTGTTcggcgccggctccggcaTTGGGCTTGGGCGCGCGCCTCTGCCGATGTCACGGCTCCCGCCCATCCTCTCCGCGCTCGAGGACTCTCCTGCCGGCATTGTGGAGCGCTCCGATGGCCAGATTCCCGTAGAAGATGACTCCCAGCCAGAGCCCGACGGCGACGTCCCCGGCGGCTCAGCACAGACGCGGGACTACTACATGGACTCGTCGTCAAGCCGGAGGCGCCGTAGCCTGGACCGGTCCTCCAGCTCCGCGCGGAGAAGGTCGTTTGAAGTTCCCGACCCAAAGCCAGCGCCTGCAGCGGCCGCTGCCATCACTAACACCAAGGACAAGGAGTCCCCACTAAACGGGAGCTCAGAGTTCTACCACTTCCACCACGCCCAAGACCTGCTCGACCATCGGTTCAGCTCCAACTCTCTCATTGAAGACTTCCCCGCGAGCCTGGATGCCGCTTTCCCGGGCCCCGCCGCCAAGAAGCCTCGTCGTTTGCGCAAGGCGTGGAGCCTCTGGGGCTTCATCCACCGCCGGGCCACGGGCCGCGCTCGGAACGGCGGCGCGTCCGACCGGGCGTTCTCGGAGCCGTGGCCGGAGCTGCGTGCCCGCGGGTACAATGCCAGGATGCAGAGGTGCAGCAGCAACGCCAGCGCGCGCAGCTCTTTCAGCAGCAACAACTGCGGCCTGGGCAGCTCGCGGCGCAGCTTCGTCGACGGCAAATGCGGCGGCAATGTCAAGCGGCAGCGAGAGGAGTGCGTGCTGGAGCGGAACCGCAGCGCGCGGTACTCGCCACCGGTGCACGCCGCCGACAACGGCATGCTGCGGTTCTACCTGACCCCGATGGGGAGCGCCAGCGGCCGGCGCACCCCTGGCCCTGGGCTACCGGCCAACGGCGGCCGGCACCTGGGGTCGCATTCCTTCACCCGGAACATGCTCCGGCTGTACTGA